Proteins from one Sabethes cyaneus chromosome 2, idSabCyanKW18_F2, whole genome shotgun sequence genomic window:
- the LOC128734954 gene encoding uncharacterized protein LOC128734954, whose amino-acid sequence MGVGDLPPHTAAVPRIMGTNVITRLALIAALIIAVSVEHSLGAPPVPAADTDSAGQKAGSTDPAVVVRLIHYLSYLIDYAIRTYVTDWAMTSPKEASEYFDNALVAGRLNEPRVDQSKQHYKPDDGEAEQNIKIIDTIRRH is encoded by the exons ATGGGAGTAGGAGATTTGCCGCCACACACCGCCGCCGTGCCTAGAATAATGGGAACGAACGTAATCACTCGGTTGGCACTGATCGCGGCTCTGATCATCGCG GTCTCCGTGGAACACTCGCTGGGTGCGCCGCCCGTGCCAGCTGCAGACACAGACAGTGCTGGACAGAAGGCAGGATCAACAGACCCCGCGGTGGTGGTACGGTTGATTCATTATCTGAGCTATTTGATTGATTACGCGATCAGAACGTACGTTACGGACTGGGCGATGACTAGTCCCAAGGAGGCTTCGGAATATTTCGATAACGCACTGGTCGCCGGACGGCTGAATGAGCCCAGAGTTGACCAGTCGAAGCAGCACTACAAGCCCGACGACGGAGAAGCGGAGCAAAATATTAAAATCATTGACACAATTCGTAGGCACTAA